A window from Salminus brasiliensis chromosome 7, fSalBra1.hap2, whole genome shotgun sequence encodes these proteins:
- the LOC140559971 gene encoding FUN14 domain-containing protein 1-like — protein sequence MAEQHREDQGDAESEDEAYEVVDLTEYARSHQWWSRVFGSNSGPIAEKYSVATQIMMGGVTGWCAGYLFQRVGKIAATAVGGGFLLLQIANHSGYVEVDWKKVEKDVNKAKRHLKKRANKAAPEINTFIEEATEFVKRNVVVSSSFVGGFLLGVAS from the exons ATGGCGGAACAACACCGAGAAG ACCAGGGAGATGCAGAGAGTGAGGACGAGGCCTACGAGGTTGTGGATTTGACGGAGTATGCACGCAGTCACCAGTGgtggagcagagtttttgggAGTAACTCTGGGCCCATTGCTGAAAAGTACTCAGTGGCCACTCAGATCATGATGGGTGGGGTTACCGGCTG GTGTGCTGGATACCTTTTTCAAAGGGTGGGGAAAATAGCTGCTACTGCAGTAGGAGGAGGTTTTCTATTACTACAG ATTGCTAATCACAGTGGCTATGTGGAAGTTGACTGGAAGAAAGTGGAGAAAGATGTCAACAAAGCCAAGAGACATCTTAAAAAGAGGGCCAACAAAGCAGCCCCGGAAATAAACACTTTCATTGAGGAG GCTACAGAGTTTGTGAAGAGAAACGTTGTGGTGTCTAGCAGCTTTGTTGGAGGATTCTTGTTGGGTGTTGCCTCTTGA
- the ddx3xb gene encoding DEAD-box helicase 3 X-linked b isoform X1, whose translation MSHVAVENVHGLDQQLAVLDLNSDVQGGGTGRRYIPPHLRNKEASKNDAPGGWDGGRSNGFVNGYHDGRDNRVNGGSAFGSRGPVRNDRGGRGGYRGRGSGSFQPGQNTGFGYDKDGGGWNATKDNAYSSFGGRSDRGKSAFFSDRGSSSRGRYERGGFGGGGNGRWVEESRDDEDWSKPLAPNERLEHELFSGSNTGINFEKYDDIPVEATGHNCPQHIESFHDVEMGEIVMGNITLSRYTRPTPVQKHAIPIIKSKRDLMACAQTGSGKTAAFLLPVLSQIYTDGPGEALQAAKNSGQENGRYGRRKQYPISLVLAPTRELALQIYDEARKFAYRSRVRPCVVYGGADIGQQIRDLERGCHLLVATPGRLVDMMERGKIGLDYCNYLVLDEADRMLDMGFEPQIRRIVEQDTMPPKGLRQTMMFSATFPKEIQILARDFLEDYIFLAVGRVGSTSENITQKVVWVEESDKRSFLLDLLNATVIPSEVQDNTGENREKPGKDSLTLVFVETKKGADALEDFLYREGYACTSIHGDRSQRDREEALNQFRSGRCPILVATAVAARGLDISNVKHVINFDLPSDIEEYVHRIGRTGRVGNLGLATSFFNDKNSNITKDLLDILVEAKQEVPSWLESLAYEHQHKSSSRGRSKRFSGGFGARDYRQTASSSSSGGFGSRGSRNTGGHGGNRGFGGGKGGFGNFYNSDGYGGNYSQVDWWGN comes from the exons ATGAGTCATGTGGCCGTCGAAAATGTACACGGTCTAGACCAGCAG CTGGCTGTCCTAGACTTGAACTCTGATGTACAAGGAGGAGGTACTGGCA GGCGTTACATTCCACCTCATTTAAGGAACAAGGAGGCTTCCAAGAATG ACGCTCCTGGTGGATGGGATGGTGGTCGCAGCAATGGGTTTGTAAATGGTTACCATGATGGCCGTGACAACCGTGTGAATGGAGGCAGTGCTTTTGGTAGTCGAGGGCCCGTACGCAATGACCGTGGGGGCAGAGGAGGTTACAGAGGCAGGGGCAGTGGCTCCTTCCAGCCAGGACAAAACACAG gCTTTGGCTATGACAAAGATGGAGGTGGATGGAATGCTACTAAAGACAATGCCTATAGCAGCTTTGGTGGACGTTCTGACCGGGGCAAGTCTGCCTTCTTTAGTGATCGTGGGTCCTCTTCCAGGGGAAG GTATGAGCGTGGAGGTTTTGGTGGTGGAGGAAACGGCCGTTGGGTTGAGGAGTCCAGAGATGATGAGGACTGGTCCAAACCTCTGGCCCCAAATGAAAGGCTGGAACA CGAGCTCTTCTCTGGGAGCAATACAGGGATTAACTTTGAGAAATATGATGACATTCCTGTTGAAGCCACTGGCCACAACTGCCCTCAACACATTGAGAGT TTTCATGATGTGGAAATGGGAGAGATCGTTATGGGCAACATTACTTTGAGCCGCTACACACGCCCCACTCCAGTCCAGAAACATGCTATTCCAATCATCAAATCCAAAAGAGACCTAATGGCATGTGCACAAACAG GCTCTGGTAAAACTGCAGCTTTCCTGTTGCCTGTGCTAAGCCAGATTTACACAGATGGACCAGGTGAAGCCCTACAGGCTGCAAAGAACAGTGGCCAG GAAAATGGAAGATATGGACGTCGTAAACAGTATCCCATTTCGCTTGTTCTGGCTCCCACTAGAGAACTGGCTCTTCAGATATATGATGAGGCCAGAAAG TTTGCATACCGTTCACGGGTGCGCCCGTGTGTGGTGTATGGAGGAGCTGACATTGGCCAACAGATTCGTGACCTAGAGAGGGGCTGCCACTTGCTGGTGGCGACACCCGGTCGTCTTGTAGACATGATGGAGAGGGGCAAGATTGGCTTGGATTATTGCAA TTACTTGGTCCTGGATGAGGCTGATAGGATGTTGGACATGGGTTTCGAGCCACAGATCCGTCGTATTGTAGAGCAGGACACCATGCCTCCCAAAGGACTGCGCCAGACTATGATGTTCAGTGCAACCTTCCCAAAAGAGATCCAA ATCCTTGCACGTGACTTCCTGGAAGATTACATCTTTTTGGCAGTGGGCCGTGTGGGTTCCACCTCTGAGAACATTACCCAAAAAGTGGTCTGGGTTGAGGAAAGTGATAAGAGATCCTTCCTGCTTGACCTTCTCAATGCCACAG TCATACCAAGCGAGGTTCAGGACAATACAGGAGAAAACAGGGAGAAACCTG GTAAAGACTCTCTCACACTCGTGTTTGTGGAAACTAAAAAGGGTGCAGATGCACTGGAGGACTTCCTGTATCGTGAGGGCTATGCCTGCACCAGTATCCATGGAGACCGTTCGCAGAGAGATCGTGAGGAAGCACTTAATCAGTTCCGCTCAGGACGATGCCCAATTCTAGTTGCTACTGCT GTAGCTGCACGTGGTCTGGACATCTCTAACGTGAAACATGTCATTAACTTTGACTTGCCCAGTGACATTGAGGAGTATGTGCATCGTATTGGTCGTACTGGTCGTGTGGGCAACCTTG GTCTTGCTACTTCGTTCTTCAATGATAAAAACAGCAACATTACCAAGGATCTACTGGATATTCTAGTTGAGGCTAAACAGGAAGTACCTTCTTGGTTGGAGAGCCTAGCTTATGAGCATCAACACAAGAGCAGCAGCCGTGGCCGCTCAAAGAG ATTCTCTGGTGGGTTTGGAGCCAGAGATTATCGTCAGAccgccagcagcagcagcagtggaggcTTTGGTAGCCGTGGCAGTCGTAACACAGGGGGCCATGGCGGAAACCGTGGATTTGGTGGTGGTAAGG GTGGATTTGGAAACTTCTACAATAGTGATGGCTATGGAGGAAACTACTCTCAGGTGGACTGGTGGGGTAACTAA
- the ddx3xb gene encoding DEAD-box helicase 3 X-linked b isoform X2 produces the protein MSHVAVENVHGLDQQLAVLDLNSDVQGGGTGRRYIPPHLRNKEASKNDAPGGWDGGRSNGFVNGYHDGRDNRVNGGSAFGSRGPVRNDRGGRGGYRGRGSGSFQPGQNTGFGYDKDGGGWNATKDNAYSSFGGRSDRGKSAFFSDRGSSSRGRYERGGFGGGGNGRWVEESRDDEDWSKPLAPNERLEHELFSGSNTGINFEKYDDIPVEATGHNCPQHIESFHDVEMGEIVMGNITLSRYTRPTPVQKHAIPIIKSKRDLMACAQTGSGKTAAFLLPVLSQIYTDGPGEALQAAKNSGQENGRYGRRKQYPISLVLAPTRELALQIYDEARKFAYRSRVRPCVVYGGADIGQQIRDLERGCHLLVATPGRLVDMMERGKIGLDYCNYLVLDEADRMLDMGFEPQIRRIVEQDTMPPKGLRQTMMFSATFPKEIQILARDFLEDYIFLAVGRVGSTSENITQKVVWVEESDKRSFLLDLLNATVIPSEVQDNTGENREKPGKDSLTLVFVETKKGADALEDFLYREGYACTSIHGDRSQRDREEALNQFRSGRCPILVATAVAARGLDISNVKHVINFDLPSDIEEYVHRIGRTGRVGNLGLATSFFNDKNSNITKDLLDILVEAKQEVPSWLESLAYEHQHKSSSRGRSKRFSGGFGARDYRQTASSSSSGGFGSRGSRNTGGHGGNRGFGGGGFGNFYNSDGYGGNYSQVDWWGN, from the exons ATGAGTCATGTGGCCGTCGAAAATGTACACGGTCTAGACCAGCAG CTGGCTGTCCTAGACTTGAACTCTGATGTACAAGGAGGAGGTACTGGCA GGCGTTACATTCCACCTCATTTAAGGAACAAGGAGGCTTCCAAGAATG ACGCTCCTGGTGGATGGGATGGTGGTCGCAGCAATGGGTTTGTAAATGGTTACCATGATGGCCGTGACAACCGTGTGAATGGAGGCAGTGCTTTTGGTAGTCGAGGGCCCGTACGCAATGACCGTGGGGGCAGAGGAGGTTACAGAGGCAGGGGCAGTGGCTCCTTCCAGCCAGGACAAAACACAG gCTTTGGCTATGACAAAGATGGAGGTGGATGGAATGCTACTAAAGACAATGCCTATAGCAGCTTTGGTGGACGTTCTGACCGGGGCAAGTCTGCCTTCTTTAGTGATCGTGGGTCCTCTTCCAGGGGAAG GTATGAGCGTGGAGGTTTTGGTGGTGGAGGAAACGGCCGTTGGGTTGAGGAGTCCAGAGATGATGAGGACTGGTCCAAACCTCTGGCCCCAAATGAAAGGCTGGAACA CGAGCTCTTCTCTGGGAGCAATACAGGGATTAACTTTGAGAAATATGATGACATTCCTGTTGAAGCCACTGGCCACAACTGCCCTCAACACATTGAGAGT TTTCATGATGTGGAAATGGGAGAGATCGTTATGGGCAACATTACTTTGAGCCGCTACACACGCCCCACTCCAGTCCAGAAACATGCTATTCCAATCATCAAATCCAAAAGAGACCTAATGGCATGTGCACAAACAG GCTCTGGTAAAACTGCAGCTTTCCTGTTGCCTGTGCTAAGCCAGATTTACACAGATGGACCAGGTGAAGCCCTACAGGCTGCAAAGAACAGTGGCCAG GAAAATGGAAGATATGGACGTCGTAAACAGTATCCCATTTCGCTTGTTCTGGCTCCCACTAGAGAACTGGCTCTTCAGATATATGATGAGGCCAGAAAG TTTGCATACCGTTCACGGGTGCGCCCGTGTGTGGTGTATGGAGGAGCTGACATTGGCCAACAGATTCGTGACCTAGAGAGGGGCTGCCACTTGCTGGTGGCGACACCCGGTCGTCTTGTAGACATGATGGAGAGGGGCAAGATTGGCTTGGATTATTGCAA TTACTTGGTCCTGGATGAGGCTGATAGGATGTTGGACATGGGTTTCGAGCCACAGATCCGTCGTATTGTAGAGCAGGACACCATGCCTCCCAAAGGACTGCGCCAGACTATGATGTTCAGTGCAACCTTCCCAAAAGAGATCCAA ATCCTTGCACGTGACTTCCTGGAAGATTACATCTTTTTGGCAGTGGGCCGTGTGGGTTCCACCTCTGAGAACATTACCCAAAAAGTGGTCTGGGTTGAGGAAAGTGATAAGAGATCCTTCCTGCTTGACCTTCTCAATGCCACAG TCATACCAAGCGAGGTTCAGGACAATACAGGAGAAAACAGGGAGAAACCTG GTAAAGACTCTCTCACACTCGTGTTTGTGGAAACTAAAAAGGGTGCAGATGCACTGGAGGACTTCCTGTATCGTGAGGGCTATGCCTGCACCAGTATCCATGGAGACCGTTCGCAGAGAGATCGTGAGGAAGCACTTAATCAGTTCCGCTCAGGACGATGCCCAATTCTAGTTGCTACTGCT GTAGCTGCACGTGGTCTGGACATCTCTAACGTGAAACATGTCATTAACTTTGACTTGCCCAGTGACATTGAGGAGTATGTGCATCGTATTGGTCGTACTGGTCGTGTGGGCAACCTTG GTCTTGCTACTTCGTTCTTCAATGATAAAAACAGCAACATTACCAAGGATCTACTGGATATTCTAGTTGAGGCTAAACAGGAAGTACCTTCTTGGTTGGAGAGCCTAGCTTATGAGCATCAACACAAGAGCAGCAGCCGTGGCCGCTCAAAGAG ATTCTCTGGTGGGTTTGGAGCCAGAGATTATCGTCAGAccgccagcagcagcagcagtggaggcTTTGGTAGCCGTGGCAGTCGTAACACAGGGGGCCATGGCGGAAACCGTGGATTTGGTGGTG GTGGATTTGGAAACTTCTACAATAGTGATGGCTATGGAGGAAACTACTCTCAGGTGGACTGGTGGGGTAACTAA